The following proteins are co-located in the Malassezia restricta chromosome II, complete sequence genome:
- a CDS encoding DNA polymerase zeta, with protein MPTGEPLALYLLHVEHTLQQPCDLDTFQSPFGTNGRLERVPVLHAFGAMRDGTRCCVHIHNVFPYCYVEYRGALDEHAVQAYTKRLARALNAAFATSLPPSLVQPQHQYIAAIHLCKAKLFYGYHDRWSYFLKISYTNPALRMRLSTFLEQGRAMHTFQPYEAHVQYHLQWMLDYKVFGCDWVFFEHAISLPRSTSCRVEVHAQAHDILNRRVNHASDSQASQSSFQDDPVVPSLRALWKQYRERRAQYDMGPPPSLTGERSVDASDRAWDATSRMLCQWEDRVRQAPAGPASPPPLDAHVPAAYDTVELFHETRPSTAHVETCSSSTLTPSSLVVPSTPSMNSSAPISTPRPRIKSRRATSSLFLFHAPPLSCAELDQTWSQYNLLPIEYQTCHYTSTADVPRHHGFSTALDGLEAFRGRSPRLSRAVGRIPRWQWAHAPPSHAQVSAWLAPERGTQPMILATPNSQESGPSEKKYLSTLCIEVLVHTQGDHVPNPQHDPISCIAYSWMEEADNSATGYVYSSGVLLVSEEHVKLALPILTVPSERALLDTLISLVRSWDPDILAGYDLSRSSWGLLANRAQAAHGIDMAQELGRMYGAKDYCGRSVLNVWRLMSTHIALSQYTLEHVVLHVLHERSPVYSWATTATWMQSRQATDRERALSYALRRVKYCALLLAKTEVLLRTAEFARMYGVDFFSVLSRGSQFRVESVVLRITKPRSFMLPSPSRAQVGRQNAPECIPLVMEPLANMYHSPVIVLDFQSLYPSIMMAYNICYSTCLGRIAPFKGTYKLGFTDYTPDEHTLRALRDDVYLLPNGLAFVKPHIREGVLPRMLREVLSARVMTKHTLRVMHMHRGMQKRLQAQQLALKLLANVTYGYCGATFSGRMPCVEIADSIVQAGRETLEHAMSLVERTPEWGAELVYGDTDSLFVHVPGRSKNDAFRIGREIAERVSALHPAPVLLRLEKVYQPSLLVSKKRYAGYRFDSPQQARAVLDVKGLEMIRRDGHAVQRRLQEACIRLLFETRDLSAVKRYCQRQWTKLYAGQISPHLLIISRQVRLVYASQASLPPGAVVAMRQHRLFGLAPHDGERVPYLIVHGAPASKLQDLAIAPSELSTYPLHMEYYVQRTILPVLDRILGLVGVNVYAWHDAMPRTSNTRASWSLAPSCHVCGYNGPDDICVDCLRNPETSMYRATCALYAAEARQLGLYSMCTTCAHTKEQPPCKAYDCALLYARAEQERRIRVLSTLPARLEKAWLAEPDELPQSDAWTW; from the coding sequence ATGCCCACAGGTGAGCCGCTAGCCTTGTACCTGTTACATGTAGAGCACACGCTACAACAACCCTGTGATCTTGATACGTTTCAGAGTCCGTTTGGGACAAACGGTCGCCTTGAGCGTGTTCCCGTCCTGCATGCCTTCGgtgccatgcgcgacgGTACGCGGTGCTGTGTCCACATCCACAATGTGTTTCCCTATTGCTATGTGGAATACCGTGGagcgctggacgagcatGCCGTACAGGCATACACAAAGCGGCTGGCTCGCGCACTGAATGCAGCTTTTGCTACATCGCTGCCTCCATCCCTCGTACAACCGCAGCATCAATACATTGCCGCCATCCATCTGTGCAAGGCCAAGCTCTTTTATGGGTACCATGACCGATGGTCGTACTTTCTCAAAATATCATACACGAATCCGGCGCTTCGCATGCGACTCTCTACTTTTCTCGAGCAAGGGCGCGCCATGCATACATTCCAGCCGTACGAGGCACATGTTCAATACCATTTGCAATGGATGCTCGATTACAAAGTATTTGGCTGTGACTGGGTCTTTTTCGAGCATGCTATCTCCCTGCCTCGCTCTACGTCTTGTCGTGTCGAAGTGCATGCCCAAGCGCATGACATTTTGAATCGGCGAGTAAACCACGCTTCCGATTCCCAGGCATCCCAATCGAGCTTCCAAGACGATCCTGTGGTTCCCAGCTTACGTGCATTATGGAAGCAGTACCGAGAACGCCGCGCGCAATATGACATGGGCCCACCACCTTCTCTTACAGGCGAACGTTCCGTCGATGCATCGGATAGGGCGTGGGATGCTACGTCTCGTATGCTGTGCCAATGGGAAGATCGTGTTCGTCAAGCTCCTGCTGGACCTGCTTCGCCACCGCCACTTGATGCTCATGTGCCTGCTGCATATGACACCGTCGAACTGTTTCACGAGACGCGACCTAGTACGGCGCATGTCGAGACCTGCTCTTCGTCTACGTTGACTCCCTCAAGTCTAGTAGTGCCATCGACTCCGTCGATGAATTCGAGTGCTCCCATCTccacgccgcggccgcgcatCAAGTCGCGTCGCGCTACGTCCTCTCTCTTCTTGTTTCATGCACCGCCTTTGTCATGCGCAGAACTGGACCAAACATGGTCTCAGTACAACTTACTGCCCATCGAGTATCAGACATGTCATTATACAAGTACCGCTGATGTGCCGCGGCATCATGGCTTCTCTACAGCTCTCGATGGACTCGAGGCGTTTCGCGGCCGCTCGCCTCGCCTTTCACGCGCTGTGGGTCGTATCCCACGGTGGCAATGGGCCCATGCACCTCCATCGCATGCCCAAGTAAGCGCGTGGCTTGCACCGGAAAGAGGCACACAGCCAATGATTCTGGCCACGCCTAACTCGCAGGAATCAGGGCCTTCGGAGAAAAAGTACCTCTCGACCTTGTGCATTGAAGTCCTTGTCCACACGCAGGGAGACCATGTACCCAATCCACAGCACGATCCCATCTCATGCATAGCTTACTCGTGGATGGAAGAAGCGGATAACAGTGCCACGGGCTACGTGTATTCCTCAGGTGTGCTCCTCGTGAGTGAAGAACACGTCAAGCTGGCTCTCCCCATCTTGACCGTGCCCTCGGAACGCGCCCTACTTGATACGCTTATTTCGCTTGTTCGATCCTGGGATCCAGATATCCTTGCAGGTTATGATCTATCACGCTCGTCTTGGGGTCTACTCGCGAACCGTGCACAGGCCGCGCATGGAatcgacatggcgcaggAGCTCGGGCGCATGTACGGCGCGAAGGACTATTGTGGCCGTAGTGTCCTCAACGTCTGGCGCTTGATGAGCACGCACATTGCATTGTCGCAATACACGCTAGAGCATGTGGTGCTTCACGTCCTCCATGAGCGTTCGCCAGTGTACAGCTGGGCCACGACCGCCACCTGGATGCAATCACGCCAAGCGACAGACAGGGAGCGAGCGCTATCGTATGCGCTGCGACGCGTGAAGTACTGTGCACTTCTTCTCGCCAAGACTGAAGTATTGCTACGCACTGCCGAATTTGCGCGCATGTACGGCGTCGACTTTTTCTCGGTTCTCTCTCGTGGATCACAATTCCGCGTCGAGTCCGTCGTTCTTCGCATCACCAAGCCGCGGAGCTTTATGCTGCCATCACCATCCCGAGCGCAGGTAGGCCGCCAGAATGCGCCCGAGTGCATCCCGCTCGTCATGGAGCCGCTGGCTAACATGTACCACAGCCCTGTGATTGTACTCGATTTCCAGTCTCTGTACCCCTCGATTATGATGGCTTACAACATATGCTATTCCACGTGTCTTGGTCGGATCGCCCCATTCAAGGGCACGTACAAGCTTGGATTCACTGATTATACACCTGACGAAcacacgctgcgcgcgctgcgtgatgACGTCTACCTCCTTCCCAATGGCCTTGCTTTTGTCAAGCCACATATCCGTGAGGGCGTGCTGCCACGCATGCTTCGAGAGGTGCTCAGTGCCCGGGTCATGACCAAGCACACACTTCGTGTgatgcacatgcatcgcggtATGCAAAAAAGACTTCAAGCTCAGCAGCTGGCCCTTAAGCTGCTAGCCAATGTAACGTATGGCTACTGCGGTGCTACGTTCTCAGGTCGTATGCCCTGCGTCGAGATCGCCGACTCGATTGTACAGGCAGGGCGCGAGACGCTTGAGCATGCCATGTCCCTCGTGGAGCGGACGCCTGAATGGGGTGCGGAGCTGGTGTATGGCGACACAGACAGCCTGTTTGTCCATGTGCCTGGCCGAAGTAAAAATGATGCCTTCCGTATCGGCCGTGAAATTGCTGAGCGTGTCTCAGCGCTGCATCCTGCCCCTGTGCTTCTCCGTCTGGAAAAAGTGTACCAACCCAGTCTGCTCGTTTCAAAGAAGCGGTATGCTGGGTACCGCTTCGACTCACCTCAACAGGCACGAGCCGTTCTTGATGTTAAAGGCCTCGAAATGATCCGGCGCGATGGTCATgccgtgcagcggcgcttACAAGAGGCTTGCATACGTCTCTTGTTCGAAACTCGTGACCTGTCGGCCGTCAAGCGCTACTGCCAGCGGCAGTGGACGAAACTGTATGCAGGCCAGATATCGCCGCATCTTTTGATCATATCTCGTCAGGTGAGACTTGTGTATGCATCACAGGCATCTCTGCCGCCGGGTGCTGTCGTCGCCATGCGACAACATAGGCTCTTTGGACTGGCGCCTCACGACGGTGAGCGTGTCCCCTATCTCATTGTGCACGGTGCTCCCGCGTCCAAGCTGCAAGACTTGGCAATTGCCCCTTCGGAGCTGAGCACATACCCGCTCCATATGGAGTACTATGTACAGCGCACGATTCTGCCGGTACTCGATCGCATTCTTGGTCTCGTTGGGGTAAATGTATACGCATGGCATGATGCTatgccacgcacgagcAATACGCGTGCATCGTGGTCCTTGGCACCCTCCTGCCACGTATGTGGATACAATGGACCCGACGACATTTGTGTCGATTGCTTGCGCAATCCGGAAACGTCCATGTACCGCGCAACCTGTGCCCTTTACGCCGCTGAGGCCCGGCAATTGGGCCTTTACTCTATGTGCACTACATGCGCTCACACAAAAGAGCAACCACCGTGCAAAGCCTATGACTGCGCCTTGCTTTACGCTCGTGCCGAACAAGAACGGCGCATTCGTGTCTTGTCCACGTTGCCTGCGCGACTCGAAAAAGCATGGCTTGCCGAACCGGACGAGCTACCCCAGTCCGACGCATGGACGTGGTAG
- a CDS encoding phosphatidylethanolamine N-methyltransferase: MTTHSSSFDELHATDGIRRRPAANVKANDPTNATPGGTDKDEKRDEAPRTTELVLGRTPDGQLFRVVETRDMVKSVFHPQHPKTLLDLVLLGLLLCQVFLYCILTREQAQTFFLVYFAIWRITYNGGLGYILTKQSQTRWIVRFVERRGWLDAKKAPRMHAWIHSFYKTKLGAAYDMTCMPNEFNVWILFRSLVDVILLNDVTAYALFSLSHVQGLGNYGMLLFVVRWCIGLLLLAFNAWVKLDAHRVVKDYAWYWGDCFFLCLQNLKFDGVYEVAPDPMYSIGYIGYYGLSLLTGSYMVFFVSLAAHALQLLFLVAFENPHMDRVYGERVPIAARVSEQEHSTKATPPDAPRTNAHDLHHRLFHGDNVIFSHMDLFRSSDFLLVLCVAYAVAPVVLVHCSHTTLLVISVAHALAWRLFHSFGLGLALRWQSEQRWVVHHFLKHYHFEDGDAAVKEAFTNWKAIYNTSLIMTYTSFALMSLCSYMTWTDELYKLRYVLGVLLILLHIWSARSSYRVLGPFGWLYGDFYIDAYPKRLSYTGIYRFLNNPERSMGSAAIFGMALLSGSLSAIVVAAISHMSHWWFLSCVEGPHMRRVYGADVRKDSGVTKQLKQLGRSQWLSVAQPSVHELENALKKAQGLMGQFFDKSRPHMEHIVDQARTLLQQKTEHILTMRTGDSVRDIDQAKYHVSPIASKHTKEQRFHIGEPIVTQWAAAHNHSRRDWIGIYPVEALHTDERHGHMLVTRTRSRGKWLGIAEAEWDGPVHLGTEQGSLGTKGVSNVDMDKRQVHGVSVFQGSRLPWTPGTYEMRYHHDNTHDVLARSERFTIYVDTPADPMSFDETYMILAKIVRFALVDSSPAIDAYESADKDDLTLWTQDQAKNIAEGIKQAFHVDFSKDVIVACANTTILTKDILTARALLAR, encoded by the coding sequence ATGACGACGCATAGTAGCTCctttgacgagctgcacgcgACTGATGGTATTCGTCggcgtccagcagcgaATGTGAAGGCGAATGATCCCACAAATGCCACACCCGGAGGAACAGATAAGGATGAAAAGAGagacgaggcgcctcgcacgACAGAATTAGTGCTTGGTCGGACGCCCGATGGACAGCTTTTTCGTGTTGTGGAAACGCGTGACATGGTGAAGTCTGTTTTCCACCCTCAACATCCCAAGACGCTGCTAGATCTCGTATTGCTGGGCCTCTTGCTTTGTCAGGTTTTTCTATATTGCATTTTGACTCGCGAGCAAGCACAAACTTTTTTCCTCGTGTACTTTGCGATATGGCGCATAACGTATAATGGAGGGCTTGGATACATACTCACCAAACAGAGCCAAACGCGTTGGATCGTCAGGTTTGTCGAGAGGCGCGGATGGCTAGATGCAAAGAAAGCACCGCGCATGCATGCTTGGATTCATTCCTTTTACAAGACGAAGTTGGGTGCAGCATACGACATGACATGTATGCCGAATGAGTTCAATGTGTGGATTCTTTTTCGCTCCTTGGTCGACGTGATACTCCTGAATGATGTGACAGCGTACGCGCTCTTCAGCCTGTCTCATGTACAAGGCCTTGGAAACTACGGCATGTTGTTGTTTGTTGTACGGTGGTGTATCGGTCTTTTGCTCCTTGCATTCAATGCATGGGTAAAGCTAGATGCGCACCGTGTCGTCAAAGACTACGCGTGGTACTGGGGCGACTGTTTTTTCCTGTGTCTCCAAAATCTCAAGTTCGATGGCGTGTATGAAGTCGCGCCTGATCCCATGTACAGCATTGGATACATTGGCTACTATGGTCTTTCACTCCTCACAGGAAGCTACATGGTGTTTTTTGTATCGCTGGCCGCTCACGCATTGCAGCTTTTATTTCTCGTGGCGTTTGAGAATCCTCACATGGACCGTGTGTACGGTGAACGTGTGCCCATTGCTGCACGTGTCTCCGAGCAGGAGCACAGCACCAAAGCGACACCCCCTGACGCACCACGAACGAATGCGCATGACCTGCATCATCGCTTGTTCCACGGGGATAATGTGATTTTCTCGCACATGGATCTGTTCCGGTCGAGCGACTTCTTGCTGGTACTTTGTGTGGCGTACGCTGTTGCACCTGTGGTGCTTGTCCACTGTAGCCATACGACGCTTCTTGTCATTTCTGTCGCACACGCATTAGCCTGGCGTCTCTTCCACTCGTTCGGTTTGGGACTGGCCCTTCGATGGCAGTCTGAGCAGCGATGGGTGGTGCACCATTTTCTGAAACATTACCACTTTGAGGATGGCGATGCTGCAGTAAAAGAGGCTTTCACGAACTGGAAAGCCATTTACAACACAAGCCTGATTATGACATACACCTCATTCGCACTGATGAGCCTGTGCAGCTACATGACATGGACAGATGAGCTGTACAAGCTGCGCTACGTCCTGGGTGTGCTGTTGATTCTTCTACACATCTGGAGCGCTCGGTCTTCGTACCGAGTGCTGGGTCCCTTTGGATGGCTGTACGGCGACTTTTACATTGATGCATACCCCAAGCGCCTATCTTATACGGGTATTTACCGCTTTCTCAACAACCCCGAGCGCTCCATGGGCAGTGCGGCCATCTTTGGTATGGCGCTGCTAAGCGGCAGTCTGAGTGCCATTGTCGTCGCAGCCATCTCCCATATGTCGCATTGGTGGTTCTTGAGCTGTGTCGAAGGTCCGCATATGCGCCGTGTGTACGGCGCTGATGTACGCAAAGACTCGGGTGTCAcgaagcagctcaagcagctcggccgCTCACAATGGCTCAGTGTTGCCCAGCCTAGCGTGCATGAGCTGGAGAATGCGCTCAAAAAGGCACAGGGACTCATGGGCCAATTTTTCGACAAAAGCCGGCCGCATATGGAGCATATTGTGGACCAGGCACGCACTCTACTTCAACAGAAGACCGAGCATATTCTTACTATGCGCACTGGCGATTCCGTGCGTGATATTGACCAGGCCAAGTACCATGTATCGCCCATCGCATCGAAGCACACCAAGGAGCAGCGCTTCCATATCGGTGAACCGATTGTGACGCAGTGGGCGGCCGCACACAACCACTCCCGGCGCGACTGGATCGGCATTTACCCAGTGGAGGCACTTCACACCGAtgagcgccatggccacaTGCTTGTCACCCGAACGAGGTCGCGCGGCAAATGGCTAGGCATTGCTGAGGCAGAGTGGGATGGCCCCGTGCACCTCGGCACGGAGCAAGGCAGCCTCGGCACGAAAGGCGTTTCGAATGTGGACATGGATAAGCGCCAGGTACATGGTGTAAGTGTGTTTCAAGGCTCGCGCCTCCCCTGGACACCGGGCACGTACGAGATGCGATACCATCACGACAACACACACGACGTGCTCGCCAGGAGCGAGCGCTTCACCATCTATGTCGACACGCCTGCGGATCCTATGTCTTTCGACGAGACATACATGATCCTCGCCAAGATTGTGCGCtttgcgctcgtcgactCGTCGCCAGCGATAGATGCCTACGAGTCGGCTGACAAGGACGATCTGACGTTGTGGACACAAGATCAGGCAAAGAACATCGCTGAGGGTATCAAACAAGCGTTCCACGTTGATTTTAGCAAGGATGTCATTGTTGCCTGTGCCAACACCACGATCCTCACCAAAGACATTCTCACGGCtcgcgcgcttcttgcACGCTAA
- a CDS encoding 2,3-bisphosphoglycerate-dependent phosphoglycerate mutase, producing the protein MVGTLILTRHGQSEWNKLNLFTGWKDPALTELGEAEALKGAEELKKAGYTKFDQAFTSDLQRAQKTLQIQLKAIGQEGISITKDQALNERDYGELTGLNKDDARKKWGEDQVHIWRRSFDVPPPGGESLKLTADRVLPYYREHILPLVKAGKSILVTAHGNSLRSLIMDLEHMSGEEIVKTELGTGVPIVYKIDEEGKVLDKQILQ; encoded by the exons ATGGTCGG AACTCTTATTCTCACGCGTCACGGTCAATCAGAATGGAACAAGCTGAACCTT TTCACTGGTTGGAAGGATCCCGCTCTCACGGAGCTCGGTGAAGCGGAGGCCCTGAAGGGTGCTGAGGAGCTCAAGAAAGCTGGCTAC ACCAAGTTTGA CCAAGCTTTTACGTCAGACTTGCAGCGTGCTCAGAAGACGCTCCAGATTCAGCTCAAAGCCATTGGTCAGGAGGGCATTTCTATCACCAAGGATCAGGCCTTGAACGAGCGTGACTACGGTGAGCTCACGGGTCTTAACAAGGATGACGCCCGTAAGAAGTGGGGTGAGGATCAGGTGCACAtctggcgccgctcgttCGACGTGCCTCCACCAGGCGGTGAGTCGCTCAAGCTCACGGCCGACCGTGTGCTTCCATACTACCGCGAGCACATCCTGCCGCTTGTGAAGGCTGGCAAGTCGATCCTCGTGACGGCCCATGGCAACTCGCTCCGCTCTCTGATTATGGACCTGGAGCACATGTCTGGTGAGGAGATTGTTAAGACCGAGCTCGGTACCGGTGTGCCTATTGTCTACAAGATCGATGAAGAAGGCAAGGTGCTCGACAAGCAGATCCTCCAGTAA
- a CDS encoding zinc finger protein, GATA type, translating to MAPKLKIAVGDDTSFTKEQNPFTIMKNVQLLSRLHGILEMSERLENASWRLWHTQYEKQRKSQSTSKRWIEFQKLPSLSFPSPSDPLSSSTIPITHGSMDVPQLALSAFAEKCNSQKLDMPTMCESTNLLQQRVHEYPHVSQSIPDSVPIKQHLSSADLLQLNPFESTTQVCGMQGCNVYAGQDLLMQALASASSELSGEAPIGTLMNKDPLTENEPTHTTFVSKPSDERNAWKEKNAKLNPEASTEKPNVDVEPEELPICSNCGTNNTPLWRRNHNTLLLCNACGLYLKIHKTHRPLMLKKRHQSGNSSRTHSREGCYGPASTGCTNCGTKVTPLWRKGLGGALLCNACGLYLKLHHVNRPVRYRADFIRKRSRFDHKEKQSQPDSPVAHIESLGSLNDHVNHSYGQTWPSSSPSLQGLDSNDYSIVAPCPDRCDSVSEAKLVLNMSEELLSSPVSIECCASENCTGPVLLNDPSLFEYSNQDARMVDLDLLAMDNDALMSPALPDSDKHSLWPVYPPL from the exons ATGGCGCCCAAGCTGAAAATTGCGGTG GGTGACGATACGTCCTTCACGAAAGAGCAAAATCCGTTTACTATCATGAAAAATGTACAGCTGCTTTCGCGCCTTCATGGGATACTTGAAATGTCTGAGCGTTTAGAGAATGCATCTTGGCGTCTCTGGCACACGCAATATGAAAAACAAAGG AAGAGTCAAAGCACATCAAAAAGATGGATAGAATTCCAGAAACTCCCATCTTTGTCTTTTCCCTCACCTTCTGACCCTCTTTCATCCTCGACGATACCCATTACTCATGGTTCCATGGATGTTCCCCAGTTGGCTCTTTCTGCGTTTGCGGAAAAATGCAATTCGCAAAAATTAGATATGCCCACAATGTGTGAATCAACTAATCTTTTACAACAAAGGGTGCATGAATACCCTCATGTTTCACAATCGATACCTGATTCTGTGCCAATAAAACAACATTTGTCTTCTGCGGACTTGCTTCAGCTGAACCCTTTCGAAAGTACCACACAGGTATGTGGCATGCAGGGATGCAACGTATACGCAGGTCAAGACTTGCTTATGCAGGCATTGGCCAGTGCGTCATCTGAACTTTCAGGTGAAGCACCGATAGGCACCCTCATGAACAAGGACCCGCTGACGGAAAACGAACCGACCCATACCACCTTTGTGTCCAAACCATCTGACGAAAGAAATGCATGGAAAGAGAAAAATGCAAAATTGAATCCTGAAGCATCTACAGAGAAACCTAACGTCGATGTTGAACCAGAAGAGCTACCCATCTGCAGTAATTGTGGTACAAATAATACGCCTTTGTGGCGCAGGAATCATAATACTCTCTTGCTCTGTAATGCGTGCGGCCTTTATTTAAAAATTCACAAAACGCACCGACCGTTAATGCTAAAAAAGCGCCATCAGTCAGGCAACAGCTCACGGACACACTCACGGGAGGGTTGTTATGGCCCGGCAAGCACAGGTTGCACGAACTGTGGTACAAAAGTCACACCACTATGGCGCAAAGGGCTAGGAGGTGCTTTGTTGTGCAATGCATGTGGACTGTACTTAAAATTGCACCATGTAAACCGACCGGTCCGATACCGTGCGGATTTTATTCGCAAACGTTCACGCTTCGATCACAAAGAAAAACAGAGTCAACCAGATTCTCCCGTGGCACATATCGAATCCCTTGGGTCATTAAATGACCATGTGAATCATTCCTATGGTCAAACCTGGCCTAGTTCTTCACCATCTTTGCAGGGACTGGACTCGAATGACTATTCCATTGTTGCGCCTTGCCCCGACCGTTGTGATTCTGTCTCTGAAGCCAAGCTTGTGCTTAACATGTCCGAAGAATTGTTGTCCTCGCCTGTATCTATCGAATGCTGTGCATCAGAAAATTGCACCGGTCCTGTGTTATTAAACGACCCTTCACTCTTCGAGTATTCTAATCAAGATGCTCGCATGGTGGACCTCGACTTGCTCGCTATGGACAACGACGCGCTGATGTCTCCGGCGCTACCTGACTCGGATAAGCATTCGTTGTGGCCTGTATACCCTCCCTTGTAG